The stretch of DNA ataagggtataAGGGTTGATTGAATAAAGTAGATCATGGTGATTTTCATGTCTCTATTTTCTCTGTTAGTTCtctgtattattattttcatgtcTTTTCTATTTTCACAATATAGTTTGCAAGTTCACCGGAGTTAACATGCCAACGGGCACAATAATATACAACACGTTAGGCTACCGCATTCAATCAATGAACGAAAAGAAGAACTTGCCGAAATCCTCTCTATTATTTTGTTGGACCCCTCCCCTaccatatttttttcttcttcttgctctCGACTCGTGAGCCAGTGCAGCGGCCTTGTCGACGTAGAGCTTCATCGGAGAGTTCGTGATGGACTGTGGTGTGGTTCGGTAGCCTGCATCGGGGGAGGACGCCAACGACGCCGGCGGTATATCCTTGTTTGATTGTTCATTTTATTACCACTATTTTAGAGTATCTTTATCTCTGTAATCCTCTCTCACTttacatcatcaaatttgtaaattctcctgtattttatatacatcattgcaatactctctcacttGTAGTTTCACTGaccttttatattataattataaatataataataaaataacaaataaaaaaatgaaataaaagtaAGTTGCAAACTTGCTATTATAGAAAGCTTGCAAGCCACATAagctaacaaaataaaacaaaaaaaaaaaaaaatccacattACCTTCCACATCATCTTGAAAGGGGCTCACTTGTTAGGATAAGGATAAGGGACAACcttatattttattgttcatGGTAATTGTTGCTCAATTTTACCATAATTTTGTTCCTCTTGATAACTTttccatttttaaattttacttggTATAGTAATATAAATCATTAAGCATGATTTGAATTAAATCTGAAAAGGAATATATGGGCTTTTATGATTATTCttttcaaaaggttgaatctccaactccAAAGGTCCACCACGCCTCGACCGATTAAGCATCTcgaaggatgtaaatcatggtgatTCATCAGCTGAATCACAGAGGTTATTAGACATTTGTTTACTGTGTACTAGGaaccccctcactttgagagattATTCACATGCTGTTAATATAGTTTGCAAGTTTACCGATTAAGAGTTAACAAGCCAGCGAGCATAATAATATACAACATAACCCAATAAACCTCCGAAATTGATAGAACTGGACTGATTGAGATTCCTATCTCAATTTGGGAGactaatttcaattccttgagATTGCGGTtttgacttattattattattattattattattatttggtgcgctttgacttattattattgcattgatttaatttgtttttaataattgcGCATATTATTAGcaaataatttcttttaagTGTATTAAAAAACTTAAAAGAAAATAGTCCGCAAGACAACTTAGTTTTAAGATCATAGATTATAAGCAAGACACATGATCAACTTTTAACAATTGCAGTATGAGAGTTACATTTAAATCTTgagttagaagattttgatatAAGGTTTGACCTAAGAGATAGATTTAGGCTTTGTTTGACAAACCTAGATGAAAAggtagttgaaagctgaaaagatATAAGTTAGAAGCTGAAATATGAAAAgttgttatgtttaaaagtgtttggtaaaattagttttttgataagctgataaatataaaaagactaaaaaagttattttcataaaatttaaatatttagtcttaaatttaaataggtttgtttacatattaaaatataaaataatgaaaccaatatattttaataaaatataaaataagaacatatatttgaaaatatataaagtaaaaaaaatatttatagttcataaaattagttcatacaaaaattaattttcaaaaacactaacaaggcgtttggttggagggaatttaaattccattcccacttaattcccacgTAATTTCGAAGGTAACtaaattcctttgtttggttggagggaattgcaattcccttattttcatggaattagaatcccatgcccctccttgggattttaattccatggattttaggaataaaaaaaagatactcttgagacaaaattacccataTCTTTTTTAGCTAATACCGTGTATTATCTTTGATAACTATCAACAAGAAAGGCGTTCCTGAGCAAGCAATAACCATTCTAGgtcaaccttaatcaagtatgttttctcaaaactctcaaatattttttacaatatgtcTAGTTCAAGAAATACGTTATATGAGtagtatttgaatttaatatgttatattttttgtgtacttgtcatttaataataataataataataacaatgggcattttagactttatactacttattccctttcaattttcatgtataccaaacataggaattgaaattcctagtaattttattccttccaaccaagcactggaatttaaactcccactttattccACGTTAttcttttccatggaattgcaattcctttcccacttaattccttcactccaaccaaacgccctgtaaattgaaattgaaattacaaccaaacatattggaAAGAAAATGCgaaaaaaggattttaattgaaagtggtaaaagatgtcatttatttaaaataataaagatatagatggaaaaaaattaagaagctactaacatattttttaaaagttaccTAAATTAGCTTTtcaaagtaatttttattttaagttactaacttattttgaaacattaCCAAAGataacttataacttattttggaaacattaccaaacatagagttataataGGATTGAGATTTGAGACAATGACTTTTTATGTTTTACTTGATATCAACTTCTGTTTCACGCCCAATAAGTCTATATAAACATCAAAATCGTCGACCCAAAACTCTGAAATCTCCAATCTTGATTGAATTTGTAGAAGATCGAGAAAGATGAATAACCCTTCAACTTCTTCTACTTCTATAACCTCTCTTCCACAAGAGATTCTTCTCAAAATTCTCACTGGTCTTCCTGCAAAATCCGCAGTGCGATTCAGATGCACCTCCAAATTCTTCTATTCCTTCATACCCGACCCAAGATTCGAGTTCAGAATCCTCGTCTCTCTCCCATCCGAATTAAATTTATACTCCGTGAGTTACCGTGAAGACAGCCATGGAAACCTCCAAGCCGACACTGCCCAGCGTTTGGATGTACGAGGTTTAGTATGTTCCGCAGATGGCAAGATGTGTCTGCTCAGCCCCGAATCGGGAGGCGACGCCGTCTTGAACCTTAGTACCGGACGGCGTATTTGTCTGCCAAGGATTGGTCGGCCGGCCGGCCATGCGGCGTTGTCTTCCAGCTCATGTGTCTACTCTAATGCGTTCTTGGGGTTTGACTCGGTTTCGAAGAGGTACAAGGTTTTCAAGTCGGCTGtgtattatgattatgattgcttgcGGGTGTTGAATCGGCTGTGGGTTTTAACTGTGGGAGTGGATAAGTCATGGAGGGAGATAGACTCCACCATTATTGAATCCACCACTGCTGTAGTCCATATTCATGGGATTATCTATTTAATTCATGAACCAATGATAGAACATTTGACTCGACGCACTGTGTTGTCTAGGAATTTGTTTCATTCCTCGAGTACTGACCCAAAGATAGTTGCAATGGATGTTGCAACGGAGCGTTTTATCACGTCCATATCATtcccattatttgagtattactCCCCGCACCATCGTCAAGGGTGGAATGGATGTTGTTGAATGGTCGCTTAGCTTTGATTAACATTCTTAGCCCTCAAAAGGCTTGTAGAGTCCCCAAACCCTGGCCCGACAGGATAGATATATGGAGGTTGGAAAGGTCAATGGAGTGGGAGAAGCAGACGGTGGTTTTGCCCTTGGAGGAGAGGGAGGTGATTGGAGAAGCTACTTCCATTAGGTATACTGCCAATAGTATGGGGGAGATTGTGTTCTTGATTCATAGTAAGAAGGTGATGTCTcctttagttttagtttattcatTTGGAAGAGAAGTTTGGAGAAGGTTTGAGATACATGGAGTTtgtaattattcaattttttttatgaatagaACAAGCATTGTGCATGTAGAGGATGAGATTGCAACTTTTTTTGAATGaagaattttgattttattcgtTTCAGGGATGTGATTGAGTTAAGCCTAGCTCCATGATTATTTAGTTTATCTTGATAATTTGAATGCCAGA from Ipomoea triloba cultivar NCNSP0323 chromosome 7, ASM357664v1 encodes:
- the LOC116024247 gene encoding putative F-box protein At5g62660, whose translation is MNNPSTSSTSITSLPQEILLKILTGLPAKSAVRFRCTSKFFYSFIPDPRFEFRILVSLPSELNLYSVSYREDSHGNLQADTAQRLDVRGLVCSADGKMCLLSPESGGDAVLNLSTGRRICLPRIGRPAGHAALSSSSCVYSNAFLGFDSVSKRYKVFKSAVYYDYDCLRVLNRLWVLTVGVDKSWREIDSTIIESTTAVVHIHGIIYLIHEPMIEHLTRRTVLSRNLFHSSSTDPKIVAMDVATERFITPQKACRVPKPWPDRIDIWRLERSMEWEKQTVVLPLEEREVIGEATSIRYTANSMGEIVFLIHSKKVMSPLVLVYSFGREVWRRDVIELSLAP